The nucleotide window CACCACATTGAGTTTATCGTTGTATTTCCATACCAGGTTATGGCTGTGGCTATCGGTGAGCGTAAAGCCGGGCAGGGCAGAGAGCTGTTGGCGGACGATGTCCGGAGTGGTGGCGATGACCAGTTCCAGTTCATCGATGATCACTTCCTGACGGCGGAAGGCGCCGGTGAGGGCTACGGGAGCGGGAGCCAGGAGCTGCTGCAGCTGTTTCTGGAGTGTATGGGCAATTTCTTCCACTTCTGCAAACAGGAAGCGGTTGCGGTTGGAGAGGTAGAATTCAATGTTCTGGCGTACGTTGTCCTGTGTTTTTTCGCCAAATCCTTTGAGCAGGAGGAGGCGATTTTCGTTGCAGGCATACAGTAGTTCACCCATGGACTCTATCTCCAGTTCTTTCCAGATAGTCGCTATTTTTTTTGGTCCCAGGCCTTTTATTTTCATGATTTCCAGGATACCTGGAGGGGTGATATTGAGATAGTTTTCCAGGAGTGTAAAACTGTTGGTATCGAGCATTTCGAGGATGCTTTTTCCGGTAGATTCCCCGATGCCCTTGATGCGGAAGATATCATCGCGGGAGGTGTCTTTGAGCTGAGTCGGCAGTTTTTCTATGGTAAATGCCGCGGAGGCAAAAGATTTGGCTTTAAAGCTGTTTTCGCCGTGTATGTCCATTAGTTTGGACAGCAGGGAAAAATTATCTGCTATTGAATTATTGTCCATGGCGTAAAAATACGAATTCCCAGGGCTAAAGCCCTGGGCTATTTTGGAGGGCTTTGTCGAAGGTTTTTATTTTTGGAAGGGAGTGCGGTATATGTGGCAGCTCTATATAGTTCTTGCTCCGGATTTTAGAGATACGAATTTATTGGAATGAGGTGCAAGGGAGATAGGGAGGGGGATATATGGTACCCCTAAACAATTTAGCCCCGGACTTTAGTCCGGGGAGAATAAAAAAGATCCCGGCGTAGAAGCCGGGATCTTTTATAACTACATTTTGTAAATCCGATCTTAGTTTGCCGGTGCAGCTGGTGTTGCTGGAGGAGCAGCAGGTGCTTTTTTAGCAGGTGCTTTCTTTTTAGCAACAGGTTTTTTAGCAGCAGCTTTCTTTTTAGGAGCGGCTTTCTTAGCAGCAGCTTTTTTAGGAGCAACTTTCTTAGCAGCAGCTTTCTTTTTAGGAGCAGCTTTTTTAGCAGCGGCTTTCTTTTTAGGAGCGGCTTTCTTAGCAGCAGCTTTTTTAGGAGCTACTTTCTTAGCAGCAGCTTTCTTTTTAGGAGCAGCTTTTTTAGCAGCGGCTTTCTTTTTAGGAGCAGCTTTTTTAGGAGCAGCTTTCTTTGCAGCAGCTTTTTTAGGAGCGGCTTTCTTAGCAGCAGCTTTTTTAGGCGCAGCTTTCTTAGCAGCTGCTTTTTTAATTGTTGCCATTGTTTTTTGAATTTGGGTTAGTAAAAAAATATTGGGTATAAAAAAACTTTATGGCTAACACTGATTAGGCTTCTGCCTGAGCAGTGGTGTCAAATGCTTTAACAGAAACGTAAGTCTTGTTTTCGCGACCTTTTCTGAATTCAACCACACCATCTGTCAACGCGAAAATGGTAAAATCTTTACCAACACCTACGTTTTGACCGGGATGATAAACAGTACCTCTCTGACGAACGATGATGTTGCCAGAAATAGCAGGTTGACCACCGAAGATTTTTACTCCCAGCCTTTTGCTTTGGGAGTCACGGCCGTTCTTTACACTACCTTCACCTTTTTTATGTGCCATTGTATAATTACTTTAAGTAAACTTTGTCTAAAATAAAAAATGTAGCTTAATACGAATTAAGCTATGTCATTGATCTTGATCTTAGTAAAATGGGTGCGGTGACCAATTTTCTTTCTGAAGCCTTTTCTTCTCTTCATTTTGAAAGCGATCACTTTCTCACCCTGAACATGGCTCAGGATCTCTGCTTTTACTACTGATTTTACATCAGTGCCTACGGTCAGTGAA belongs to Chitinophaga sp. HK235 and includes:
- the rpmA gene encoding 50S ribosomal protein L27, with the translated sequence MAHKKGEGSVKNGRDSQSKRLGVKIFGGQPAISGNIIVRQRGTVYHPGQNVGVGKDFTIFALTDGVVEFRKGRENKTYVSVKAFDTTAQAEA